The following coding sequences are from one Danaus plexippus chromosome 13 unlocalized genomic scaffold, MEX_DaPlex mxdp_15, whole genome shotgun sequence window:
- the LOC116769903 gene encoding dorsal-ventral patterning protein Sog isoform X2, whose product MRHFGALLTGRSPLCIRRDDMTGVPVASGVATARFTFRRRHLFWSVILGTSVSIQPRALAFLDRGGRMLLEHPIKRATGIHATYEEKTDKLCGVWRRVPREYKRILREGSLYVALIWGDERNNSMESALSGRINRYPALATEMFTSLLEPDHVPTSFSSGPCDEFRVPGKEEGWWGGTAVVTGAAGAAPSLHLAIVYNGVFMPAARDQSVRVLLTLPDRNQTIIDEVQKISKPGYELNVLEVSTPVSAAELRSLSRGRLLLSVEAMGTPDRRISGIVRQRAACEVFHAPLIAERLPAALIPQGLALVYIDKDGSLVYDIQVENLSIIDPKITLVEEQGKRHSQVEILDTRMGVLARPSARIFPPLYEDQLAVHIGSDTGPPILRGRLLSRPLPDAASEGPSLLRRTDARMPPTINPVAGLAWIAIDVLCGLNYEVVVNGYAGSWTAWLEGNPNGPRILPGIEGSILEPSPSELLALNSGSAHLNIRTSDNDTEFLRTRLPQISVPPSCLPAGSYSDNELNSNYAQTHMNSPPPDNSLSNTASCYYAGKSYEDGSQWMAAESCHMCGCVHGALRCDAVRCPPVTCAVPTLRPPGQCCPICTNSTKAVWNESHGCHLAGQYHAPGSSWHPYLVPGGYDTCAICTCEFATRQVRCPRVRCPPLKCAEKDAYRPDKKACCRVCPEVKAKKTEEDTPRDQGTPRTAEEILAEGGCKFPDGPLPNGKEVHPSIHSHGEQRCVTCRCKDGEVTCIRKRCSRAACARRRRGDACCACARHRRQRAPPPPPPS is encoded by the exons ATGAGAC attttggGGCCTTATTAACTGGTCGATCTCCGCTATGCATCAGACGAGATGATATGACGGGAGTCCCTGTGGCTTCAGGTGTGGCAACTGCAAGGTTTACTTTTCGACGTCGCCATCTATTTTGGTCTGTTATATTAGGGACGTCTGTTAGCATCCAGCCACGTGCCTTGGCTTTTCTTGACAGAGGAGGACGTATGCTACTTGAACATCCAATAAAAAGAGCTACAGGAATACATGCCACTTACGAGGAAAAAACTGATAAG TTGTGTGGTGTCTGGCGTCGAGTGCCTCGTGAATACAAACGAATATTGAGAGAAGGCTCTTTGTATGTCGCTTTGATTTGGGGTGACGAGCGTAACAATTCTATGGAAAGTGCATTGAGTGGACGAATAAATAG aTATCCAGCACTAGCGACAGAAATGTTTACGTCTTTGCTGGAACCGGATCATGTTCCAACGTCATTTAGCAGTGGTCCATGTGATGAGTTTCGGGTACCCGGTAAAGAAGAGGGTTGGTGGGGAGGAACTGCTGTTGTAACTGGCGCTGCTGGTGCCGCTCCAAGTTTGCATTTGGCGATTGTATATAATGGTGTCTTCATGCCTGCGGCAAGAGATCAGTCAGTCAGAGTACTATTGACTTTGCCTGATAGAAATCAGACCATTATTGATGaa GTCCAAAAGATAAGTAAACCGGGGTACGAATTGAATGTTCTAGAAGTATCCACACCTGTTTCCGCTGCGGAGTTGCGTTCTTTATCGCGTGGAAGATTACTATTGTCAGTAGAAGCAATGGGAACACCAGACAGAAGAATTTCTGGTATTGTCAGACAGAGAGCTGCTTGTGAAGTCTTCCACGCTCCGTTAATCGCGGAAAGATTACCAGCTGCATTGATACCGCAGGGATTGGCCTTAGTTTATATTGACAAAGATGGATCTCTTGTATACGATATACAg GTAGAGAATTTGAGTATAATCGACccaaagatcacattggtcgAAGAGCAAGGTAAACGTCATTCGCAAGTGGAGATATTAGATACTAGGATGGGAGTTCTAGCTCGACCCAGTGCCCGTATCTTCCCTCCACTTTATGAAGATCAGCTTGCAGTACATATTGGTTCTGATACAG GTCCGCCAATCCTGAGAGGTCGTTTACTGTCACGGCCACTGCCAGATGCGGCTAGTGAAGGGCCGTCATTACTACGGCGAACAGATGCTCGAATGCCACCAACTATAAACCCAGTAGCTGGACTTGCTTGGATTGCTATTGACGTTTTGTGCGGATTAAATTATGAG GTTGTTGTAAATGGTTACGCTGGTTCTTGGACTGCATGGCTGGAAGGGAATCCTAATGGACCAAGAATATTGCCTGGAATAGAGGGTTCAATTCTGGAACCATCTCCTTCAGAACTACTGGCGTTGAATTCTGGATCAGCACATCTTAATATTCGAACCTCCGACAATGATACTGAGTTTCTACGAACGCGGTTACCCCAG ATAAGCGTGCCACCTTCATGTCTACCAGCAGGGTCGTATTCTGACAATGAGTTAAATTCCAACTACGCACAAACACATATGAATTCGCCTCCACCAGACAATTCGTTGTCTAACACAGCTTCTTGTTATTATGCCGGAAAGTCCTATGAAGATGGATCACAGTGGATGGCTGCAGAG TCATGTCACATGTGTGGGTGTGTTCATGGCGCGCTGCGTTGTGACGCGGTCCGCTGTCCCCCGGTCACCTGTGCTGTTCCCACTCTGCGTCCTCCAGGACAATGTTGTCCAATTTGCACCA ACTCAACTAAAGCCGTATGGAATGAGTCCCATGGTTGTCACCTTGCTGGACAGTACCACGCACCCGGTTCCTCCTGGCATCCTTACTTAGTACCTGGAGGTTACGACACTTGTGCGATATGTACGTGTGAGTTCGCAACACGACAAGTACGCTGTCCACGTGTTCGATGTCCGCCTTTGAAATGTGCTGAGAAGGATGCCTACCGACCCGATAAGAAGGCTTGCTGTAGAGTTTGTCCCGAA GTAAAAGCGAAAAAGACGGAAGAAGATACACCAAGAGACCAAGGTACGCCTCGGACAGCTGAAGAGATTTTAGCTGAAGGTGGATGCAAGTTTCCGGATGGTCCCTTGCCCAATGGCAAAGAGGTGCATCCATCCATTCACTCCCATGGCGAGCAGAGATGCGTAACTTGCCGGTGCAAG GATGGCGAAGTGACGTGCATTCGTAAGAGATGTTCACGGGCGGCGTGTGCACGGCGGCGACGCGGCGACGCGTGCTGCGCTTGCGCAAGACACCGCCGCCAGCGCGCCCCACCTCCCCCGCCACCAAGTTGA